TGCCGGACAAAATCGCCGCTTCGGCCTACGGGAAAGAAATGAAATTAATCGTTGCACTGATGATAGCCGCAATTGCCTACTTGGCTCTACGCCTGATCGCCGAATTGGCCGGAGAACTGGCCGAATTCGCCGTCGAGGCGTGGCAGCATGGGCAAACGGAAAAGTAAGGCTTTTTTTATTTGGTCGTTTGGTAGGCATTTGCGCTGCCGCTCATTCGGTTGGCTTTGGCACTGGCGCATTCGCCATTGTGTTCTCGGCGGACCGCAAGGATTTCCTTCCTTGCGGTTATCGCCCAGTGTAAACGAGAGCCTAGCGACGATTCGTCGATGGGGGAGTTACTTGGTATGTACTTCGATGAGCGCTGTTTGTAAGCCCAAATTTCCTGCTTAGAAACATCGAATCAGTTTTGTTTTAAGATCGCTACCGGCCAAAAGCTGACCATCGCGCTTTGGCTTCAGTGACCGCACTGGAATGGATAGCCGCTTGATAGCATTTAGATTGCTCGACCGGAGCAGGTTTTGCGTAGCCTCGATGCAGCGTTAGCGGAATCGAGGGTGTCGCCCATCCGTCATCAGACTAGTCTCGGCAAACTTTAAGGGTGTTGGCCTTCGAATCCTCGATTCCATCGAGGCTACTTGCTAAAGTGCTTTAACTGCTAACAACAGTTCGTCTTTACTAACTGACGGTGCATTAAGTATTTTCTCAACACGATTTGTATTCTTTCTCACTGGATGTACAACTTGATTAAAGATTCTTACAAATCCATGTTTTTCCATAAGGCTTAATACTGGTGGAATGTAGTCCGCAACATCGTTTTTAGTTATACCTCGACTAAATGCCAAAATTTTTCGTCCAGCGCCGGATTGACGATAAAGTTTTCTAAGTATCGTCAATAACGCTTTTACCTGTGGCTCCAAATCGGATTGGAGAACTGCGCTGGTAGTGCCCATATTATCAAATTCAAACACCTCACATGACTTCTCAAATAACTTTTCTGGCAACCCCATTTCATTTGCAACACCTCCAATTCTGTTAATGATGCAGTTTCGAAAAGTAACATCAAAATCAATGCTGAGTGCTCCGACTGATACTTCATCAATCACGCAGTTTAAGAAAGTGACCTTACGAAAGTTACAATCTTCTAAATCTAGTCTTTGAAATAAAGCTGATTCAATAACTATTCCATAACAATCTAAAATATGTTCTTCTTCCTTTGCCATTTCCGCAGAAACAGCAAAGCAATCTGCAATGAGCTGCAAATTAGCAGGCGTTTTTACTTCATTAGATAACCGTTCAACGATTGAAAAAGGAGTGGAGCTTGTAGCACCATTTCGCCTTAGTAAATATGAAGTCATACTCACGGACTTAGACGAAATTGCTGATAGAGGTGCGGGCCCTATATTTGAGTATTGTCCCCAAATAACGCGTGCAAGAGCTCCACCTTGTAACGCGGCTAACATATCCTGATCCACAAATGATCTGGAACCCGCTTCTTGGTCACGCTGAGTTAACCCTGGTAATCTCTGCAATTGGGCCAATACGCCTTCACCAGCTGATTGCTCCGTCTCAATGTTATAAGTAGTTGCTAAATCATTCCCTGTAATTGGCCCATTTCCAGATGGAAGAGATCTAACAAAAAAAGCAAGCCGCTCCATTACGCACCTTAAAACTTGAGCATCCATTACCGATCGCTCCAGCTCTGATTCTCGATGAGCAATTTTTGAAATAAATGCATCCCAAGCATACCCATATCCCTCCGAAGAATCTATATCAAGTATTTCATTCAAAAGATTATTTTGGATTAAGTATGAAAGAATCAAAGGCTTTCGTGGCAGCCAGTCTGGCAAAGGGTGTTCAATTCCATTCTTTTTTAAAAATGAATTTGCGCCATCTTCTGTAAACTCATCCAATCTGACTAATCTATAGTTATCTCCTGTAATTCCCAATGCATGCTTTAATTCTGACATGTTGTCAAAATAATGATCTCTACCGCATATTAATGCGCCTAACCCTGTAGGTAGTTTTGTCAAAAAATCCCTAACTCCTGTTAGCGCCATTCGTCTTCCTTCTTTCATGAAATTAATATCATCTTTCCTTACAATGGCTTGAGAGGCCACCTCGTCAAAACCATCCAACAACAAACAAGCAACACCCGCTCGCCAAGCAATAACTAAATCTTCCTTCGGAGTAAAACCAATGGATCTAGCATGACGCTCAAGTATCTCATCGAAGTATTCTTGCCCCCAATGTTCACGTAGGTTTAAGCATATCGGCACTAAAGAATGCTCGGAAGTTCGATATTTTGACGCGATAATTCTGAATATTTCTCTAGTTGTTAAGCTCTTGCCCGCACCAAATGGTGCAACCAATATTACAACGTAGCCTTCTTCTATCAGGTGACATATCTCTTTTATATCAGTAGGAGTATGTCGCTCCTCAACATGACTTCCTTTTTTTCCGTTAACCATTACAGATTCGACAATCACCATCGGCAATGTAGCGTAGGCATCATCGCTTATTGTGACTGAGTTATCTGATGGATTGCGAGCAGAGCCAAATGAAGCAACTTCTCGCCTAGACAGATACGATCTACCGTCGAAAAAGCGCTGTTTAAACTGCTCAAGAGTTAAAACAGTTACATTATTTTTTCTGGCATGTCCGATATGTTCAGCATCAAGTTGCTTAGATGTAATTAGCCACTTGGAAACTGCTAGTGCTGTTTTACGCTCGATGGTTTCCGCTGCATTCAACTTTTTTGTATCACTCTTCGCCTTCTCAAGTTTTGTACTCGTTGTTACCATAATCAGATGGGTAACGTCCCTTAGTCTTGCGATGCCGTCAAGTTCACGTACAACTGGATCATTTGGATAATGACTTGGCTGACACGAGCCCGACTCTAATCCCCAAACAGCCTCAGCAATCCATCTAACCTCAGCTTCAAATTGCATATTTACTTTATAGGTTCCCATATGGCTCTGTTATTAAATGCTAAGTTATTGAATTCGAAATGTATGATTACGCAAGCTAATCGTAATTACAATCTGAATAGGAGATTGCTTGCCGACTCTTGTCATTGCAAATTATGGTCTTTCCGGCAGTTTTGGCTCGCCCAATAAAACAATTCTATTACCTCTCTAGGACTCCCTCGATACACCCTATACTCATCTGACCAGATACTCGGCGATTTTGGCATGAACCGGCAACGTTTCGAGTTGAGAAACAGGATCGGGCGTTGGCGTTACTGCACAGGCTGTGCGGCCTGGCGTCGCTACTTGACGTTGACGAGCCAGCTACTAACGTAGTGCTCGCTATTCGCAACGCAATCAGCAGAATTACTATGGCAAAGGAAGTTTCGAATCTAGCCATCAATTTATCGGCAAGTGTCGAAAATCCTTCGCCAGAATTTTTACATTCATCACGAGCATACAGCCCTCATAATTCCCCGCGCCCAACCCCAAGCATAAAAACTGATTCGCCGCATAAGAGTAGCATCGATCTCCTTTCAGCGGGCTTTGCCAACGGAACGCAGGCCCGGATCGGTTTGGGTTATGTAATTCCTGCACAAGCCATGAAAAACCGGCGGTTTAGCTTTCCGCAAAACTCGGCTTACCCTCCCCTTCGCCAATGTCATTAAATTTGGAACACACCGGCTTGTTCAAATCCTGTAGGAGCGGGCCATGCCTGCGACCGAAGCGTTTTATCACGAGCATGGCCCGCTCCTACCATCCCTAACTTAACGACATTGCCCCCTTCGCCGGCGGCAAACCCTTCAATTTTTGGGTTAACTCCGATTCGCTGCTATCTTGTTGGGCAACCTTTTCCATACTCCGCGGAGGATACGTTTTATGTGGCCGAACAAATCACTGTTACTCGCGACCGTCGTTGCCTCGCTTGCCGCTTGCAGCGCGGTGCCCACCTCCGATACGCCTGCCGGAGCGGAGCCGGCGCCAAGCGCGCATTTCCGGATTCTGCAGGTTAACGACTCCTACAAAATCGAGGGTTTGGAAAACGGCGGCGTCGGCGGCTTCGCCCGCTTGCGTACCCTGCGCCAACAATTGCAGGCCGATGCTACCCCGGTATTGCTGTTGCACGGCGGCGATTTTTTGTTTCCGTCGGTGATGAGCAAATACCTACAGGCCGATGCGATGGTCCAGGTCATGAATTTGCTCGACGGCGCGCCGGCCGCATTCGATAACGAGATGATGGCGGTGTTCGGCAACCACGAGTTCGATACGCCGGACGCCGGGGTCTTGCTGCGGCGGATCGTGCAATCCGACTTTAGCTGGATTTCGTCCAACACCCGTTTCAATTTCAGCGAAAGCGCGACAGCGGAGCCGTTCGGCAAACGCCTGCCGCAGGTGCACGACGTGTTGGTCAAACAAATCGGCGGTGCCAAGGTCGGATTTTTTGGCATTAAGCTGGATAGCCGCAAACAGCCCTATATCGAATTCGACTACGACCTGCCGGCCCGGCGCACCGCCATTCGTAGCGCAATAGACCGCTTGAAAAGTCAGGGCGCGGCGGCAATCGTCGCCCTGACCCACCAGGATTTCGACCAGGACCAATGGTTGGCGCGCGAGTATCCGGAAGTGAATTTGATCGTCGGCGGCCACGAGCACTTTTTTATCGAAAAACAGATCGGCAACACTTGGATTACCAAGGCCGACGCCGACAATAAAAGCGCCATCGTCCACGACGTTTACCTCGCCGGCGGCAAGGTCAGCAGCAGCCACCGCAAAGTCGATCTGGACCAAACCATCGCCAAAGACCCGCAGGTGGCGGCCGAAGTCGAGCGCCAGTTGCAGCGGCTGGCCGGCCTGTTCGACAAGCAAGGCAAAGACCTGAAACAGGTACTGGGCTACACCGAGCATCTGCTGGAAGGGGTGGAACCGGCGGTGCGCGGCCGGGAAACCGCGCTCGGCAATTTCCTGGCCGACACGATGCGGGAGCGGATGCAAACCGACATCGCCTTTACCAACGGCGGCGGCATCCGCATCAACGACAACATCCCGCCCGGCCCGGTCACGCTGTACGACATGGAAGGCTTGTTTTATTACGACAACAAACTGGTCAGCTTCGCGTTGACCGGGCAGCAACTGTTGGACGTGCTGAATAATTCGGTATCGAAAACCCATTTGGGCGACGGCCGCTTTCTGCAAGTATCCGGCATCCGCTTCGGCTACCACGCCGAGCCCCAAGCCGACGGCGGCGTCAAGTATCGGGTCGAAGCCGGCGACGTGCGGATCAAGCCGCGCGGCGCTAAACAAGACCAGGCGCTGGATTTGCGCAAAACCTATAGCGTCGCCAGCACCGATTTCATTTGGGAACACGGTTCCAGCGACGGCTATGAGATTTTCGGCAAAGGCGAAGGCAAAACCAGCCCGCGCCGGCTGGACGACGGCACGGCTATCGGTTTCCGCCAAACCGTGGAAACGGCGCTGGCCAAATTGCCGCAGCGTACGATTACCCAACGCGTCGAAGGCCGCATCGTCCGGCTGGCACCCTAATCCGCCGCTCCGCTGCCTCCAAAACCAGCCCGCTTACCGCCCACCTTGGAGAGACCATGGCTCAGCCCCGCTACTACTTCGCCGACGACGAACGCTTCGTCGTCGAGCAATACAACGACTGCACCGCGTTTGCCAGTTTCCTGCCCGGCATCGCCGGCGTATCGGGCCGGCCGGCCTGGGCGTTTTACGTCAACCGCGGCCAGGCCGTTGCCAGTTTCGGCGTGCGTAACAAAGACGGTGCGTTTCTGGAGTTCTTTCCGGCCGACAAGGCTTACCAACTGACCCCGGCCCGCGGCTTCCGCACCTTTTTAAAAATTTCCGGCGGCGCTGCCGTTTGTTGTTACGAGCCGTTCCAACGCGGCGCCGCGGCGGATGTGGTGCAACGGCTGAGCGTGACGCCGCACGAAGTCGGCGTCGAGGAAATCAATCCCGGCCTGGGCTTGAGTATCCGCGCCGATATGTTC
Above is a window of Methylomonas koyamae DNA encoding:
- a CDS encoding NACHT domain-containing protein; translation: MGTYKVNMQFEAEVRWIAEAVWGLESGSCQPSHYPNDPVVRELDGIARLRDVTHLIMVTTSTKLEKAKSDTKKLNAAETIERKTALAVSKWLITSKQLDAEHIGHARKNNVTVLTLEQFKQRFFDGRSYLSRREVASFGSARNPSDNSVTISDDAYATLPMVIVESVMVNGKKGSHVEERHTPTDIKEICHLIEEGYVVILVAPFGAGKSLTTREIFRIIASKYRTSEHSLVPICLNLREHWGQEYFDEILERHARSIGFTPKEDLVIAWRAGVACLLLDGFDEVASQAIVRKDDINFMKEGRRMALTGVRDFLTKLPTGLGALICGRDHYFDNMSELKHALGITGDNYRLVRLDEFTEDGANSFLKKNGIEHPLPDWLPRKPLILSYLIQNNLLNEILDIDSSEGYGYAWDAFISKIAHRESELERSVMDAQVLRCVMERLAFFVRSLPSGNGPITGNDLATTYNIETEQSAGEGVLAQLQRLPGLTQRDQEAGSRSFVDQDMLAALQGGALARVIWGQYSNIGPAPLSAISSKSVSMTSYLLRRNGATSSTPFSIVERLSNEVKTPANLQLIADCFAVSAEMAKEEEHILDCYGIVIESALFQRLDLEDCNFRKVTFLNCVIDEVSVGALSIDFDVTFRNCIINRIGGVANEMGLPEKLFEKSCEVFEFDNMGTTSAVLQSDLEPQVKALLTILRKLYRQSGAGRKILAFSRGITKNDVADYIPPVLSLMEKHGFVRIFNQVVHPVRKNTNRVEKILNAPSVSKDELLLAVKAL
- a CDS encoding bifunctional metallophosphatase/5'-nucleotidase; this encodes MWPNKSLLLATVVASLAACSAVPTSDTPAGAEPAPSAHFRILQVNDSYKIEGLENGGVGGFARLRTLRQQLQADATPVLLLHGGDFLFPSVMSKYLQADAMVQVMNLLDGAPAAFDNEMMAVFGNHEFDTPDAGVLLRRIVQSDFSWISSNTRFNFSESATAEPFGKRLPQVHDVLVKQIGGAKVGFFGIKLDSRKQPYIEFDYDLPARRTAIRSAIDRLKSQGAAAIVALTHQDFDQDQWLAREYPEVNLIVGGHEHFFIEKQIGNTWITKADADNKSAIVHDVYLAGGKVSSSHRKVDLDQTIAKDPQVAAEVERQLQRLAGLFDKQGKDLKQVLGYTEHLLEGVEPAVRGRETALGNFLADTMRERMQTDIAFTNGGGIRINDNIPPGPVTLYDMEGLFYYDNKLVSFALTGQQLLDVLNNSVSKTHLGDGRFLQVSGIRFGYHAEPQADGGVKYRVEAGDVRIKPRGAKQDQALDLRKTYSVASTDFIWEHGSSDGYEIFGKGEGKTSPRRLDDGTAIGFRQTVETALAKLPQRTITQRVEGRIVRLAP